One genomic region from Microcystis panniformis FACHB-1757 encodes:
- a CDS encoding DUF6930 domain-containing protein: protein MNLLPRTTQSRLKKIPQIPSVWEGDRRALSLSERMPRATLEPNQESGGECVIWVDGSEGCVRSMEVVSPETGPEAMVRTLIRAIETPQSPARPARPKKIIVRDRETQFFLRGVLQDLDITIDYVPNLPLIDDLFRGFDEFQNNRPPAIPPAWQSVLVKTAHEIWKAEPWSCLADYDILEIKLDRPDFPHLYACVMGMLGREYGVILYRSLASLKQFRQSALEEKSMERLEKAFLSQDCWFLSYELADDDEDDDEDDYDLASAPPSQIHPVFGSVHPYEGIRPYLDEEEAITVYLALMALLRFFKGNQSALSEEPIGELQRRFRIPLDPEQAKGETVAVTVATMPDLCAEFMQLLEEEDDDEDDEDDEEESVLKENLVPDNAHLSLGMVPWQLLDKIRSRPKIHYQPQSVPTKGEGFPVVMIQTSRPKAKELIEKIEQAGGLEAIGFNPGEDPLEDTRYDLGILKMANGDLYLFGEFEQDDPDHRTARRNWQKRIKNTEGYCGLIIAMGVTGSSCGNPQLNDMLALYEAKSINSKDLDLGVLTLMPHFG, encoded by the coding sequence ATGAATCTTCTGCCCCGGACCACCCAAAGCCGCCTCAAAAAAATCCCACAAATTCCCAGTGTTTGGGAAGGAGATCGTCGTGCTTTATCCTTATCCGAGAGAATGCCCCGGGCTACCCTAGAACCAAATCAAGAAAGCGGTGGCGAGTGCGTGATCTGGGTGGATGGTAGCGAGGGCTGTGTACGCTCTATGGAAGTAGTTTCCCCCGAAACCGGGCCCGAGGCCATGGTGAGAACCTTAATCCGTGCCATCGAAACGCCGCAAAGTCCCGCCCGGCCAGCTAGACCGAAAAAAATTATCGTCCGTGATCGAGAAACACAGTTTTTTCTGCGCGGGGTACTGCAAGATCTCGATATCACCATCGATTATGTCCCCAATTTGCCCCTGATCGATGATCTCTTTCGTGGATTCGACGAATTCCAAAATAACCGCCCCCCAGCAATTCCTCCCGCTTGGCAGTCCGTTTTAGTGAAAACCGCTCACGAAATTTGGAAAGCTGAACCCTGGTCCTGTTTAGCTGATTACGATATTTTGGAAATTAAGCTCGATCGCCCCGATTTCCCGCATCTTTACGCCTGTGTCATGGGAATGCTCGGTCGGGAATACGGAGTCATTCTCTATCGTTCCCTAGCATCCCTCAAACAATTCCGCCAGTCCGCTTTAGAAGAAAAATCGATGGAAAGATTAGAAAAAGCCTTTCTTTCCCAAGATTGCTGGTTTTTAAGCTACGAATTGGCCGATGATGATGAGGACGATGATGAGGATGACTACGATCTGGCCTCGGCTCCCCCTTCCCAGATCCATCCAGTTTTCGGCAGCGTGCATCCCTACGAAGGTATTCGCCCCTATTTGGATGAAGAAGAAGCAATCACGGTATATTTAGCTTTAATGGCTCTGTTGCGCTTTTTTAAAGGCAATCAATCCGCTTTATCCGAAGAACCGATCGGAGAATTACAGCGTCGTTTTCGCATTCCCCTCGATCCCGAACAAGCAAAAGGGGAAACCGTGGCCGTGACGGTGGCCACGATGCCCGATCTATGTGCGGAATTTATGCAACTCTTAGAGGAGGAGGACGACGATGAGGATGATGAGGATGATGAGGAAGAATCCGTACTCAAGGAAAATCTAGTCCCCGATAATGCACATCTGAGTCTGGGAATGGTTCCCTGGCAATTATTAGATAAAATTCGCAGTCGTCCGAAAATCCATTATCAACCCCAATCCGTACCCACAAAAGGGGAGGGTTTCCCCGTGGTCATGATCCAGACCTCCCGACCGAAAGCCAAGGAACTGATCGAAAAAATCGAACAAGCTGGCGGTTTGGAGGCTATTGGTTTTAACCCCGGCGAAGATCCCCTCGAAGATACCCGTTATGATCTGGGGATTCTGAAAATGGCTAACGGTGATCTTTATCTATTTGGGGAATTCGAGCAAGATGATCCCGACCACCGTACCGCGCGCCGCAATTGGCAAAAACGCATCAAAAATACCGAGGGTTATTGTGGTTTGATTATTGCTATGGGTGTAACTGGTTCCTCCTGCGGTAATCCCCAATTAAACGATATGTTAGCCCTCTACGAGGCAAAATCGATCAATAGTAAAGATTTAGACTTGGGAGTTTTGACTCTTATGCCTCACTTCGGTTAA